A genomic segment from Drosophila willistoni isolate 14030-0811.24 chromosome 2L unlocalized genomic scaffold, UCI_dwil_1.1 Seg72.1, whole genome shotgun sequence encodes:
- the LOC6637913 gene encoding uncharacterized protein LOC6637913, with protein MDTDLDYVNINDCNDLDLATRMRGCNYEKYKSLVRMHLSFELELNTDEFDLPCHEIVYEDKGKMKKWNRLSKKHRLGQIGAPTGCTASGSKSVCNSPTESLQSTVDAGFLMHLQELKDFLMLEKNLIQEGLFRKTGAVSRQNELRANIQQDKPLDLELAGYSAHDCATVFKSFLAELPEPLLTDAHYPAHLQIVPLCQVQTCKVGTQEAEHLLSSMQLLLLLLPEEHRELLYHIIEMLHSVAKHENSNKMSAENLATLFTPHLICPRQLPPEVLHYTAKKMSSIVSYMIIRGLDIFQVPGKLATDIRAYFLERKRKKTMSPEQTLDESISDVSTVNTVYTFVDRAATAAATNTNNTDTELAQLYAHIQSLPESSKKRRLIKQFNKQNGQGTPLQLVVMNRLKNNEATRSAKSLGDSIKKHIFHKTLMSRTPKRAPPPAFHAPMEGGGPETPNLLHVKQPKLRVLFQSPTPQMPPNTHAATPTVASVSSISMSTNKHSLKKSISSTSLKMETMSSISSDSGSNSAPVSRQHSDNGDGVGTTVAASAAVAAVGESDEIDGECCVTPLKVLTSVAKKLAEKKAVAWDDHRLLEIEEYSNPCTPVHQSSRYKSEPNLCSILPQVNDGANLDNPLTPIIEVPSTSNQSNNNHHLGKSLTRKLMKGVSMGNLRFPFSTPETTKRLVRSVSATLKRRPSGEEAKHGHLEAADAPLLEDVDDDDNDVDDDDANDKDHDNDEEKEPSVDDHEEDDDDDDTLSESMGSSNELPSLGLGYQQHLLQSRVYRNMDLITSTPALHMGRRSMSPITKSTQRMPKAMQESIMTPRSRKPVMLLNALAAGNTDKQLNLSFALQDDADSSLTASPAKPELEPPSLHSEDATSLGGYADILRRQQNFAHINSFSSARQRTESSSNSNEDAKPNLNALSSDFKEYLLTRSVLTASPADLSFASRSDDFDGASTQDIDDFDESELSPSLLYCLDGNEPAPVGSPQSSTSTNGRKRSAETPLKNPKSIDLDDMDNKENVCLEEGQQHLCSKKLLITSHEEYPGETAL; from the exons ATGGACACGGACTTGGACTACGTGAATATAAATGATTGCAATGACCTCGATTTGGCCACGCGCATGCGCGGCTGCAATTATGAGAAATATAAATCTCTAGTGCGAATGCATCTTTCTTTTGAGCTAGAGTTAAATACAGATGA ATTCGATCTACCATGCCATGAAATTGTGTACGAGGACAAgggtaaaatgaaaaaatggAATCGCCTTTCCAAAAAACATCGTCTAGGGCAGATTGGAGCTCCAACTGGTTGCACAGCATCGGGCTCCAAATCAGTGTGCAATAGTCCCACAGAATCATTGCAGTCGACAGTTGATGCGGGATTCCTAATGCACCTGCAAGAACTTAAGGATTTTCTGATGCTTGAAAAAA ATCTTATTCAAGAAGGTTTGTTTCGCAAGACGGGTGCTGTATCACGGCAGAATGAGTTGAGAGCTAACATACAACAGGACAAGCCTTTGGATTTGGAATTGGCCGGTTATTCAGCCCACGACTGTGCCACCGTATTTAAAAGCTTTTTGGCCGAATTGCCTGAACCTTTACTAACGGATGCCCATTATCCGGCACACTTGCAAATTGTACCGCTGTGTCAAGTCCAGACCTGTAAAGTAGGCACTCAGGAAGCAGAACATCTGCTGAGTTCCATGCAGCTGCTGCTTCTATTGCTACCCGAAGAGCATAGGGAGCTGTTATACCATATCATTGAAATGCTTCACTCAGTGGCCAAGCACGAGAACAGCAATAAAATGTCTGCCGAAAATTTAGCCACTTTATTCACACCTCATCTGATCTGCCCACGTCAATTGCCGCCGGAAGTCCTGCATTATACGGCAAAAAAAATGTCCAGCATTGTTAGTTACATGATTATCCGTGGCCTGGACATTTTTCAGGTACCTGGTAAACTGGCCACCGACATTCGAGCCTATTTCCTTGAACGAAAACGCAAGAAAACTATGTCTCCTGAACAAACGCTTGACGAATCTATCTCAGACgtttccacagtaaacactgttTACACATTTGTCGACCGCGCAGCAACCGCAGCAGCCACGAACACCAATAATACGGACACTGAATTGGCCCAGCTATATGCCCACATACAAAGTCTGCCTGAATCATCGAAAAAGCGACGATTAATCAAACAGTTTAATAAGCAAAATGGACAGG GTACACCTTTGCAGTTGGTAGTAATGAATCGTTTGAAGAACAATGAGGCTACACGTAGTGCCAAATCATTAGGGGATTCAATTAAGAAGCATATCTTTCACAAGACACTTATGTCCCGCACACCAAAGAGAGCTCCACCGCCTGCTTTTCATGCCCCAATGGAGGGAGGAGGGCCTGAG ACGCCCAATCTGTTGCATGTGAAGCAGCCGAAATTACGTGTGCTATTCCAGAGCCCCACCCCACAAATGCCACCAAACACTCATGCCGCCACACCAACTGTTGCTAGCGTATCCTCCATCTCAATGTCTACTAACAAGCATTCACTTAAGAAATCCATTTCATCCACATCGCTTAAAATGGAAACAATGTCGTCCATCTCGTCGGACAGTGGCAGCAATTCGGCTCCCGTTTCACGACAGCACTCGGATAACGGAGACGGTGTTGGTACTACCGTGGCggcttctgctgctgttgctgctgtcggaGAGTCGGACGAGATTGATGGCGAGTGCTGTGTGACACCGCTCAAAGTTTTAACATCAGTTGCGAAAAAATTGGCTGAGAAGAAAGCTGTAGCTTGGGATGATCATCGCCTTTTAGAAATTGAGGAATATTCAAATCCTTGCACGCCTGTTCATCAATCGTCACGCTACAAATCTGAGCCTAATCTCTGTAGTATCTTGCCACAGGTTAACGATGGCGCTAACCTCGACAATCCACTCACGCCCATTATAGAAGTGCCTTCAACCAGCAAtcagagcaacaacaaccatcaCTTGGGAAAGTCTCTTACACGCAAACTGATGAAAGGAGTCAGCATGGGTAATTTGAGATTCCCGTTCAGCACTCCGGAAACCACAAAACGATTAGTGCGAAGTGTCTCAGCTACTTTAAAGCGTCGACCAAGTGGGGAAGAGGCGAAACATGGTCATTTGGAAGCAGCCGATGCCCCCCTCCTAGAGGATGTGGACGACGACGataatgatgttgatgatgatgatgctaaTGATAAGGATCATGATAATGATGAGGAGAAAGAGCCATCCGTGGATGACCATGAAgaagacgatgatgacgatgatacCCTCTCAGAAAGCATGGGTAGTTCCAATGAGCTGCCTAGCCTTGGTCTAGGCTATCAGCAGCACCTTCTGCAGAGCAGAGTATACCGCAATATGGATCTCATTACAAGCACTCCAGCTCTGCATATGGGTCGACGATCCATGTCCCCTATAACCAAATCCACACAACGTATGCCTAAAGCAATGCAG gaATCCATTATGACTCCTCGATCCCGCAAACCCGTCATGCTTTTGAATGCATTGGCCGCCGGAAACACTGACAAGCAGCTTAATCTAAGTTTTGCTCTACAAGATGATGCGGACTCATCGTTGACGGCAAGTCCCGCTAAACCGGAACTAGAACCGCCATCGTTACACAGTGAAGATGCCACATCTCTTGGCGGCTACGCCGATATTTTGCGACGTCAGCAGAATTTCGCTCACATAAATTCCTTCTCGTCAGCTAGACAGCGTACTGAAAGTAGCAGTAATAGCAATGAGGACGCCAAGCCGAATTTGAATGCCTTGTCCAGCGATTTCAA GGAATATTTGCTGACACGCAGCGTTTTGACGGCTAGTCCAGCAGATCTGTCGTTCGCAAGTCGCTCCGATGATTTTGATGGGGCCAGCACTCAGGACATTGATGATTTCGATGAATCGGAATTGAGTCCCAGTTTATTATACTGTTTGGATGGCAATGAACCTGCACCCGTCGGTTCTCCCCAGAGTTCCACTTCAACAAATGGAAGGAAACGCTCGGCAGAGACACCATTGAAAAATCCGAAATCCATTGATTTAGACGATATGGATAACAAAGAGAATGTGTGCCTAGAAGAAGGACAACAGCATTTGTGCTCAAAGAAATTATTGATTACTTCACACGAGGAGTATCCCGGCGAAACTGCCCTTTAG
- the LOC6637912 gene encoding protein PET100 homolog, mitochondrial codes for MGTWVLEVAKMGMYMAFPVTLFHIFNQPEYFEEWVTKKKRELYPPEHKSHHEELQRAIREHHQQHDAKMMRAMEEAERKK; via the coding sequence ATGGGAACTTGGGTCTTGGAGGTAGCCAAAATGGGAATGTACATGGCATTTCCGGTGACGCTATTCCACATTTTCAATCAACCGGAATACTTTGAGGAATGGGTTACCAAAAAGAAGCGGGAACTTTATCCACCGGAACACAAGAGTCATCACGAGGAATTGCAACGAGCTATCAGGGAACACCATCAGCAGCATGACGCCAAAATGATGCGTGCCATGGAAGAGGCCGAacggaaaaaataa
- the LOC6637956 gene encoding facilitated trehalose transporter Tret1-2 homolog, giving the protein MSRGSVLPQYIAGLSASFGAFCMGASIGWSSPVETMITEDDAYGMAVSSSQFGWVSSLLTLGATCVCIPIGFMIDWIGRRPTMLALIPPYIVGWILMIFANNLAMLYVGRFILGMCGGAFCVTAPMYCTEISTTSLRGTIGSFFQLLIVSGVLYGYIVGAFLELLTINILCAILPIIFAAVHFFMPESPVYLALKGRQDDAAKALQWLRGKDADIQDELKEILEETEKNNEKEKVNIFAALNRPLTRKGLAIAVLLQMFQQWTGINAILFYSASIFQETGIGIDGKYCAILIAVVQVVTTVVAVLIIDKAGRRILLLISSFFMAITTCLMGVYFQMQTNDPTSVESIGWLPVSSICIFIVFFSIGFGPVPWLIMAELFSEDIKSVAGSIAGTSNWLSAFLVTLLFPILKTSITPGPTFWIFTVIAVIAFFYCIFFVPETKGKTILEIQHILGGGKAEKPEKSEEQKS; this is encoded by the coding sequence ATGTCGCGGGGATCGGTGTTACCACAATATATAGCCGGATTATCGGCCAGTTTTGGTGCCTTCTGTATGGGCGCTAGTATTGGCTGGTCCTCACCGGTTGAGACCATGATAACAGAGGATGATGCATATGGCATGGCAGTATCCTCAAGCCAATTTGGCTGGGTATCCTCATTGCTGACATTAGGCGCGACTTGTGTGTGCATACCTATTGGTTTCATGATCGATTGGATTGGACGAAGACCCACAATGTTGGCGCTCATACCGCCCTATATAGTTGGATGGATTTTAATGATATTCGCCAATAATTTGGCCATGTTGTATGTAGGACGTTTCATTTTGGGAATGTGTGGCGGAGCGTTCTGTGTGACAGCACCAATGTATTGTACGGAAATCTCAACGACTTCGCTACGTGGCACAATTGGTAGTTTCTTTCAGTTGCTTATTGTGTCCGGCGTCTTGTATGGTTACATAGTTGGTGCCTTCTTGGAACTTTTGACCATTAATATATTGTGCGCCATTTTACCAATAATATTTGCTGCTGTACACTTTTTCATGCCCGAATCGCCAGTTTATTTGGCCCTTAAGGGACGGCAAGATGATGCTGCAAAGGCTTTGCAATGGCTGCGTGGTAAGGATGCTGACATTCAGGACGAATTAAAAGAAATCCTTGAGGAAACGGAAAAAAACAATGAGAAAGAAAAAGTCAATATTTTTGCGGCCCTTAATCGTCCGTTGACCCGCAAAGGTTTGGCCATAGCCGTCTTGCTGCAAATGTTCCAACAATGGACTGGCATCAACGCCATTCTCTTCTACTCTGCATCAATTTTCCAGGAAACTGGCATTGGCATAGATGGCAAATATTGCGCTATTTTGATTGCTGTCGTTCAGGTTGTGACCACTGTGGTTGCCGTACTCATTATTGACAAGGCTGGACGTCGTATCCTTCTTCTTATCTCGTCATTCTTTATGGCCATCACAACATGTTTGATGGGTGTTTATTTCCAAATGCAGACCAACGATCCGACTTCAGTGGAATCTATTGGTTGGCTTCCAGTAAGCAGCATCTGTATCTTCATTGTGTTCTTCTCCATTGGCTTTGGTCCAGTGCCTTGGCTAATTATGGCTGAGCTCTTCTCTGAGGATATCAAGAGTGTGGCTGGCTCTATTGCTGGTACGAGCAATTGGTTATCGGCTTTCCTGGTGACCCTCCTGTTCCCCATTCTGAAGACGTCGATTACTCCGGGTCCCACATTTTGGATATTTACCGTCATCGCTGTTATAGCCTTCTTCTATTGCATATTCTTTGTGCCCGAAACGAAGGGAAAAACTATTCTTGAGATTCAACAtattttgggaggtggaaagGCGGAGAAACCCGAAAAATCAGAAGAgcaaaaaagttaa